Part of the Brevibacillus brevis genome is shown below.
ACCGTGTCCCGCAAGAGTGAGATCGGTTATTTTTTGCAGGCGGGAGACGACGAGGTCTTCCTGCACAGAAACGAGGCCCGCGGACCTTTGGATGTGGGGGAAGAGGTCGAGGTGTTTTTGTACCACGACCATGAAAACCGCCTGGCAGCCACGATGGACCTGCCTTATGTGGGGTTGGGCGAGTACGGCTGGCTGGAAGTCGTGGATCTATCGGCTCGCATGGGCGTATTCTTGGACAACGGGACGAAGAAGGATCTGCTGTTGTTCCTCGATGACCTGCCCAAGCTGAGGGACGAGTGGCCCAGGCCGGGCGACCGCCTGCTGGTGACGCTCAAACGGGACAAGCTGGGACGGCTGCTTGCTCAGCTGGTGACCGAGGAGGAAGTGACGAAAATATCCGCCCCGGCGGATGAGCGGATGAAAAACAAAACGGTCGAAGGCACCGTGTACAAGGTCATCGCGGCAGGGGCCTTCCTCTTGACGGAAGACGAGCACATCCTCTTTATTCACCGCGACGAAATGACCGAACGGATGAGGCTGGGCCAGACTGTCCGCTGCCGGGTCAGCTACGTGCGAGAGGACGGCAGGCTGAACGGCTCGATGAAGGAGCGCAAGGAAGTCCAGTACGAGACCGACGCGGACAAGCTGCTGCGCTACCTGGTCAACCGCGACGGAGCCATGCCGTACACCGATCAGACGGAAGCAGACATCATCCGGGAAAAGTTTCAGATGAGCAAGTCCAGCTTCAAGCGGGCGCTAGGAAAGCTCATGAAGGAACGCAGGATCGAGCAGGTGGATGGCTGGACGAAGCTCATCCAACACGAAGAGGCGTAAGCAAAAAGAATCCCTCCCGTACGAGGTCCCGGTGGACAGCGTACAGGAGGGATTTTTGATTGGAGGAAGGAAACGTTATGCAGATGCTTGCAAGGCTCCTTTTTGTTTACGTGCCTTGTACAGGGACAAACCGAATACGAGTGCCAGCAAGACGATGCCAGCGATATCGCTTTCGATGCCAGGGATGACGGCGAGAATGCCGCCGGCGACTGCCAGGATGCGCTCCAGAGGGTTGAGCTTCGCCATCCAATAGCCGATCAAGCCTGCCCCTACCCCGATCATCCCCAGTGTGGACGTCAGCATGACCCAGATCGATTCAAAGAAAGTCGTATTGATCAGGAGCAACGCTGGTGAAACGACAAAGATGTACGGCGCCATGAACGCGGCGATCGATAATCGGGTCGACTCGATGCCCGTCCGGATCGGCTTTGATTTGGCGATACCGGCAGCGGCGAAGGCGGCCAGTGCGACCGGCGGCGTAATGTCCGCGACGATCCCGAAGTAGAACGTAAACATGTGAGCCGCGATCTCCGGCACGCCCAACTGGATCAAAGCCGGTGCCGCAATGGTAGACGTAATGATGTAGTTCGCCGTGGTAGGCGTACCCATCCCGAGGATCAGCGAAGCAATCATGGTAAAGAACAGTGTCAGGAAGAGCTGTCCGCCTGCCAGGTCAATCAGGCCGTTGGCGAGCTTCAGGCCGATCCCCGTCAAGGTGATGGTCCCGACGATGATTCCGGCGCAAGCGGTCGCGGCTACGACGCCGAGCGCCATTCTCGCACCAGAGGCCAGCGCTTCCAAAATGTCGGCGACAGACATGCGCGTCTCTTTGCGGAATGCGCCGACGACGATCGTGGCGACGATCCCGATAATCGCGGAGCGCTCTGCGGAAACGTTCATCATCAAAGCGGTGATGATGATAATAATCGGCAGCAGCAGGTACATTTTTTTCAAGACTTCTTTTTTGTCAGGCAGCTCTTCTTTGGTCAAGCCGCGCAGGCCGAGACGCTTCGCTTCGAAGTGCGTCATAATCCAGATCCCCACGAAGAACAGGATGGCCGGCAATGCCGCCGATTTCGCAATTTCCAGGTAAGGTACACCGATGAATTCAGCCATCAGGAAGGCGGCTGCGCCCATGACCGGAGGCATGATCTGTCCGCCGGTAGAGGAAGAGGCTTCGACCGCAGCTGCGAATTCGGAACGATAGCCCAGGCGTTTCATCATCGGGATGGTAAAGGCACCGGACGTCACCACGTTGGCGACGGAGCTTCCGCTGATGGTTCCCTGCAGGGCGCTCGAGAAGACCGCTACCTTTGCGGGTCCGCCGATGCGGCGCCCTGCGACTACCAGGGACAGGTCGTTAAAGTACTCGCCTACGCCGGTTTTCTCCAGGAAGGCGCCAAACAGGACGAA
Proteins encoded:
- a CDS encoding S1-like domain-containing RNA-binding protein, which encodes MYKGKKQVRKSIATSRLQAGLTLNMTVSRKSEIGYFLQAGDDEVFLHRNEARGPLDVGEEVEVFLYHDHENRLAATMDLPYVGLGEYGWLEVVDLSARMGVFLDNGTKKDLLLFLDDLPKLRDEWPRPGDRLLVTLKRDKLGRLLAQLVTEEEVTKISAPADERMKNKTVEGTVYKVIAAGAFLLTEDEHILFIHRDEMTERMRLGQTVRCRVSYVREDGRLNGSMKERKEVQYETDADKLLRYLVNRDGAMPYTDQTEADIIREKFQMSKSSFKRALGKLMKERRIEQVDGWTKLIQHEEA
- a CDS encoding TRAP transporter permease — encoded protein: MSTTSTTASTMSQQEMDKLIAQYDKESAVRQFEGPMKWLTFGLLVLFSVYQLSATLFLTLPPQIHRPIHLAFGLGLVYLLYAGSKKGNNGKVGIVNIILALLGVSVCLYWVFDYEGLVTRTGNYTTLDMVVGGIAILLVLEAARRVVGIPITTIAALFLLYTYFGPYMPGFLEHRGSDVERIIGHSYYTLEGILGTPLAVSSTFIFLFVLFGAFLEKTGVGEYFNDLSLVVAGRRIGGPAKVAVFSSALQGTISGSSVANVVTSGAFTIPMMKRLGYRSEFAAAVEASSSTGGQIMPPVMGAAAFLMAEFIGVPYLEIAKSAALPAILFFVGIWIMTHFEAKRLGLRGLTKEELPDKKEVLKKMYLLLPIIIIITALMMNVSAERSAIIGIVATIVVGAFRKETRMSVADILEALASGARMALGVVAATACAGIIVGTITLTGIGLKLANGLIDLAGGQLFLTLFFTMIASLILGMGTPTTANYIITSTIAAPALIQLGVPEIAAHMFTFYFGIVADITPPVALAAFAAAGIAKSKPIRTGIESTRLSIAAFMAPYIFVVSPALLLINTTFFESIWVMLTSTLGMIGVGAGLIGYWMAKLNPLERILAVAGGILAVIPGIESDIAGIVLLALVFGLSLYKARKQKGALQASA